One Acidobacteriota bacterium DNA segment encodes these proteins:
- a CDS encoding amino acid adenylation domain-containing protein, which yields MSRKKHIESFYPLSPTQQGMLFHSLATPGSGMYVGQISFQLQGALDVAALRRAWHQVTERHGVLRTSFRWQELKEPVQVVDRRPQPTFIEIDLRRLGPEDQRRCRSQVFREDQRRGFELTRPPLVRMTLLRWSDGDSELLWTRHHLVVDGWSVSLLFQELLRRYQALVDGSSLPLDPAPRFRDYIAWLRRQDQEAAEATWRQELAGLGEPAVFDYGTPEDPAATGEARWGDLAHEVPWSTTAALGVLGRGCGVTLATLVQGVWALLLGRYQDRGDVLFGTVVAGRPLELPGAQATVGLFINTQPLRARLPRQQSFLDWIQGLQRHLAELRHTEHLALHQIQGWSSMPRGQAMFETLLVYENYPVDPLLLGESQSVTREEATQDLAGRGLAAGGLRIVRHHARERTNYPLTVVLRQGKTLPMSIMYDRTRMSAADVQRLLGHFHRLLEEVGADPRRSLDALPWMSAAERHQLLVAWDGPVEPPPEETTLDGLVAAQARRTPDAPAVVQGEQRLTYRQLMAGARRVAAALIAAGVAPGDRVGLGLERTPQLLVALLGVLRAGAAYVPLDPAYPAARLALMMDDAGLELVLAEAGSELGARAPEGCRVLSLEELLASGDSAGEDAEEASLSLPQSPAYTIYTSGSTGKPKGVMVPHGAVVNFLTSMARKPGLEADDVLVAVTSLSFDISVLELFLPLTVGARVVLADRQQASEGRRLRQLLEGQLLEESGATVMQATPATWRLLTASGFRARPPFRQLCGGEALGRELAQQLRANGAELWNLYGPTETTIWSSVAAVDAGPRDTGPVHLGRPIANTQLRVLDHRLRLVPLGAPGELAIGGAGVTQGYLHRPALTAQRFVPDPYAAVPGARLYRTGDQVRQRAEGILDYLGRMDFQVKVRGHRIELGEVEAVLEALPEVAAAVAVVRRDSSGEGRLMAYVVPEESHGEDPSLTVDELRRRAGEALPAVMVPAVVMLLDALPLTPNGKVDRKALPEPSSERPELATELVQPRSEAEKTIAEIWRRALELDEVGLEDNFFDLGGHSILAIRVHEEIERTFQAELSLVELFEHPTVAALARRVVRAPASGTEASEARPSRRRRAPRGDEAVAVIGLAGRFPGAADADQLWKNLLAGQEAVRDISPQELQALAEEAGLDPDTFDDPHLVKRRGWLDDIDRFDAPFFGINPREAELMDPQHRLFLEVAAQALDRAGHPDETAGPIGVFAGTSLAGYLLHNVFPHLRQRGFDTPWPMILGNDKDHLATRVSYLLGLTGPSMLVQTACSTGLTAVHMARRALLAGECDLALAGASSVRVPQAMPHPYQQGGINSPDGRCRPYDAGAQGTIGGNGVAAVVLRRLDEALEDGDTVLAVIRGSALNNDGHRKVGYTAPSVEGQALAIRAALEEADIDPATVGYVEGHGTGTALGDPIEITALNRAYGSLGSQLPPGSCALGSVKSNLGHLDTAAGIAGFVKAVLAVRHGVIPPTVHFEEPSPQIPWDRGPFFVPRGLAQWPKPEGPRRAGVSSFGLGGTNVHVVLEQAPERPAAEETSEEPREHALVLSAKTATALEHTAEGLAAYLQEHEELSLADVEHTLAVGRRSHRHRRVIFASTREQTLAALEGREPARVRGAERTGRARWTAFLFPGQGTAWAGMGRRAFDSQPVFRQALERCDEILRQPLGESLLEALYGEGASDEALAQTRLAQPAVFALSYAWAELWESWGVAPDVMLGHSLGEYVAAQRAGVLALEDALRLVARRGELMQRLPAGTMLALSLSPQRFRELLEEMDGEWVSAVDLAAENGPEAIVASGPDEVMAALAEALEARGIESRRLRTSHAFHSSMMDPVLDEFRREVAAVPLRPPRAEILSNASGEELSAEEATSPEYWVRHLRNTVRFGPALKRLLEQDDADQGSPSQNSPGLLLEVGPGRALSALARRMVARTSTVQVIASLPRERDGEEPREPRRAAAEVWLAGGALDWRRLPAAGRRVPLPPTSFDDHRYWVQGSAPAETDQQIYLHLPTWRQGDALNKGEGNKGEANEAEGSTAENQVPRRWLVLAPNGELDPRLAPALEDLVEPPRWLVAGPEAPLPELIEGALEDPGDGEGRGVLWLTAGWQAGEAEFETLPALRLTQSLARHAESLGPVILLSRGQEEVFGDETPITQAWLAPALATQLRRAGLAARCVDLPPAPGKNLARHLQAALATASEAANDPRNAQRGSFWWSAGSRLESAPENLTEEKPAPDADGEEGIETVLCTGAEDPALLALVLALARRRPLRLALLSRGTVSSGTVSSGTVSSNTISQGIETSGGEAATETTELLEAIEASARQLWQETLPPEGEAGAEAVATAALERAAATLGPIDLWLHRRPGEEGSTEEFSETSDLGTVDVDAAARGLERGRRQLAQLDELVQQVAPRRAVLLQDLAEVYGSSLPALLRAEQAMAWGEHQARGGSSWRVLTLPLTAGGGRFETGGPERWLVLFDHALALPGLTRATLAPRDPRAALSRPEQTAPPAASPSAPRPATGAPFEAPASETERRLTEIWEQLLGVAPIGRHDDFFELGGHSLLATQVLARVRAVLGRDLPVRRLFEAPTVAGLAAALEKPEDAPAEAAGDETAPPLEPVERDGALPLSFAQQRLWFLDQLEPGTPVYNLPFGLRLEGSLQPEALAGAFSQLLRRHEVLRTRFESDRGEARQVVEDEASIALPTVDLGGLPAGPREREARRLAEVEARRPFDLSRGPLLRVLLLRCDPGLAPQDHRLVVTVHHIAADGWSLGVMVREVGALYQGRCRDTDADDAELSGLPGLPELPELPIQYADFAAWQRRWLAGEVLEDQLGYWRRRLGDRTPNLELPTDRPRPAVLSPDGGEVRLELPAQLSAELQRLARRSGATLFMVLLAGFEALLHRLTGQTDLVVGSPVAGRTRVETEGLIGFFVNTLVLRVDAGFERSLGDLGFGALLERVRETSLEAQGHQELPFELLVQELQPDRDLSRSPLFQVLFILQNTPLEPLHLPDLALLPWDLSTDAAPFDLTLSLSQRGEAVAGELSYRRDLFDATTVERWAGALHRLLAAAVENPATPISRLPLLTPAQEHQLSHELAPGPAPTEPKATGDETLATRLRAVADEHPDSVAIVDADGETTYGELRDRSLRLAARLRAAGIGPESPVAVALERRSRLVAALWAVAAAGGAFVPLDPRHPVRRRAQVLEDSGARLLLADRASAEALDAQGPEGQTPSRPSTQRLVLEDVSTADSSEAALSEEETPARGDSLAYVLYTSGSTGRPKGVEVRHRSLLAFLDAMAERPGLDAGDTLAAITTLTFDISLLELFLPLTRGARLALVDAETAADPYALGRRLQDVGATVMQATPAGWHQLLESGWGNPAGLPTGLRVLCGGEALPRPLARRLAAVAPEVWNLYGPTEATVWIATARIPALSEPPAEDSEGSRGEEWPIHLGQPLPGARLEVLDRHHQPVPLGVTGELYLAGPGLARGYRGLPARTAAAFVPDPRAGKAGGRLYRTGDLVRRDGRGRLIFLGRADHQVKVRGYRIEVGEVEAALLRHPGIRQAVVTAPPAQDGDAQLVAYLVTGGEGVDSEPAGPESDHTELEVSELRAFLAQHLPAYMVPSTFVSLDALPTTSSGKVDRKALPEPERARSRRAPFVAPRDPVEEAVAEIWREVLRLPEVGVHDNFFELGGHSLLATQVTSRIFESFGTELPLRRLFAEPTVAGLSTAVREAQTESLDASDEELLRRIEEMSEENLDEALSQMLAGKAEES from the coding sequence ATGAGCCGCAAGAAGCACATCGAATCCTTCTACCCCCTATCCCCGACCCAGCAGGGAATGCTCTTCCATTCCCTGGCGACGCCGGGCTCGGGGATGTACGTGGGCCAGATCAGCTTCCAGCTCCAGGGGGCGCTGGACGTCGCCGCCCTGCGCCGGGCCTGGCACCAGGTCACCGAGCGCCACGGCGTGCTGCGCACCTCCTTCCGCTGGCAGGAGCTCAAGGAACCGGTGCAGGTGGTGGACCGCCGCCCCCAGCCCACCTTCATCGAGATCGACCTGCGGCGCCTCGGCCCCGAGGACCAGCGGCGGTGCCGCTCCCAGGTCTTCCGGGAGGATCAGCGCCGCGGCTTCGAGCTCACCCGTCCGCCGCTGGTGCGCATGACCCTGCTGCGCTGGTCCGACGGCGACAGCGAGCTGCTGTGGACCCGCCATCACCTGGTGGTGGACGGCTGGTCGGTGTCGCTGCTTTTCCAGGAGCTGCTGCGGCGCTACCAGGCACTGGTGGACGGCTCCTCCCTGCCTCTCGATCCCGCCCCCCGCTTCCGCGACTACATCGCCTGGCTGCGGCGCCAGGACCAGGAGGCGGCGGAGGCCACCTGGCGCCAGGAGCTGGCGGGTCTCGGCGAGCCGGCGGTCTTCGACTACGGCACGCCGGAGGATCCCGCCGCCACCGGCGAAGCACGCTGGGGGGATCTGGCGCACGAGGTGCCATGGTCCACCACCGCCGCCCTGGGCGTCCTGGGCCGCGGCTGCGGCGTCACCCTGGCGACCCTGGTGCAAGGCGTCTGGGCGCTGCTCCTGGGCCGCTACCAGGACCGCGGCGACGTGCTCTTCGGCACCGTGGTGGCGGGCCGCCCACTGGAGCTGCCGGGAGCCCAGGCCACCGTCGGTCTGTTCATCAACACCCAGCCTCTTCGCGCCCGGCTGCCCCGGCAGCAGAGCTTCCTCGACTGGATCCAGGGACTGCAGCGCCATCTTGCGGAGCTGCGCCACACCGAGCATCTGGCACTGCATCAGATCCAGGGCTGGAGCTCCATGCCCCGCGGGCAGGCGATGTTCGAGACCCTGCTGGTGTACGAGAACTATCCCGTGGATCCGCTGCTGCTGGGCGAGTCCCAGTCGGTGACCCGAGAGGAGGCGACCCAGGACCTGGCCGGCCGCGGCCTTGCCGCCGGCGGCCTGCGCATCGTCCGCCACCACGCCCGGGAGCGCACCAACTACCCTCTGACGGTGGTGCTGCGCCAGGGCAAGACCCTGCCCATGAGCATCATGTACGACCGCACGCGCATGTCGGCGGCGGATGTCCAGCGCCTGCTCGGGCATTTCCACCGCCTACTGGAGGAGGTGGGGGCGGATCCCCGACGGTCGCTGGACGCTCTGCCCTGGATGTCGGCAGCGGAACGGCATCAGCTGCTGGTGGCCTGGGACGGCCCGGTGGAGCCACCGCCGGAGGAGACAACCCTCGACGGCCTGGTTGCGGCCCAGGCCCGGCGCACCCCCGACGCGCCGGCGGTGGTCCAGGGCGAGCAGCGGCTCACCTACCGCCAGCTGATGGCCGGAGCCCGGCGCGTCGCCGCGGCCTTGATCGCCGCCGGAGTGGCCCCCGGTGACCGCGTGGGCCTGGGCTTGGAGCGGACGCCGCAGCTGCTGGTGGCGCTCCTCGGCGTGCTGCGCGCCGGCGCCGCCTACGTGCCCCTGGACCCGGCCTACCCGGCGGCGCGGCTGGCACTGATGATGGACGACGCCGGCCTCGAGCTGGTGCTGGCGGAGGCCGGCTCGGAGCTCGGCGCCCGGGCGCCGGAGGGCTGCCGCGTCCTCAGCCTCGAAGAGCTACTGGCCTCGGGAGATTCGGCTGGCGAGGACGCCGAAGAGGCATCGCTCTCCCTGCCCCAGTCGCCGGCCTACACCATCTACACCTCGGGCTCCACCGGCAAGCCCAAAGGCGTGATGGTGCCCCACGGCGCGGTGGTCAACTTCCTCACTTCCATGGCCCGAAAGCCGGGGCTCGAAGCCGACGACGTGCTGGTGGCGGTGACCAGCCTGTCCTTCGACATTTCTGTATTGGAGCTCTTCTTGCCGCTGACGGTGGGGGCGAGGGTGGTCCTCGCCGACCGCCAGCAGGCCTCCGAAGGCCGGCGGCTGCGCCAGCTGCTGGAGGGCCAACTGCTGGAGGAGAGCGGCGCCACCGTGATGCAGGCGACCCCCGCCACCTGGCGGCTGCTCACTGCCAGCGGCTTCCGCGCCCGGCCACCTTTCCGCCAGCTGTGCGGCGGCGAAGCCCTGGGCCGGGAGCTGGCCCAGCAGCTACGCGCCAATGGCGCCGAGCTGTGGAACCTCTACGGCCCCACGGAAACCACCATCTGGTCCAGCGTCGCCGCCGTCGATGCCGGACCACGGGATACCGGCCCGGTGCATCTCGGGCGCCCCATCGCCAACACCCAGCTGCGGGTCCTCGACCACCGGCTGCGGCTGGTACCCCTGGGCGCCCCGGGGGAGCTGGCCATCGGCGGCGCCGGAGTCACCCAAGGCTATTTGCACCGCCCCGCCCTCACCGCCCAACGATTCGTTCCCGACCCCTACGCCGCGGTCCCCGGCGCCCGGCTTTACCGCACCGGCGACCAGGTGCGCCAGCGCGCCGAGGGCATTTTGGACTACCTGGGCCGCATGGACTTCCAGGTCAAAGTGCGCGGTCACCGCATCGAGCTGGGGGAGGTGGAAGCCGTGCTGGAAGCGCTGCCGGAGGTGGCGGCGGCGGTGGCGGTGGTGCGCCGGGACAGCAGCGGCGAAGGCCGGCTGATGGCCTACGTGGTGCCCGAAGAGAGCCACGGAGAAGATCCCTCTCTCACCGTGGACGAGCTGCGGCGGCGGGCCGGCGAGGCGCTGCCGGCGGTGATGGTGCCGGCGGTGGTGATGCTCCTGGACGCTCTGCCCCTGACCCCCAACGGCAAAGTGGACCGCAAGGCCCTGCCGGAGCCCAGCAGCGAGCGCCCGGAGCTGGCCACCGAGCTGGTGCAGCCCCGCAGCGAGGCGGAGAAGACCATCGCCGAGATCTGGCGCCGCGCCCTGGAGCTGGACGAGGTGGGGCTGGAGGACAACTTCTTCGACCTCGGCGGCCACTCGATCCTGGCCATCCGCGTGCACGAGGAGATCGAACGCACCTTCCAGGCGGAGCTCAGCTTGGTGGAACTCTTCGAGCATCCGACGGTGGCCGCCCTGGCTCGCCGAGTGGTGCGCGCCCCCGCTTCAGGAACCGAGGCTTCGGAGGCGCGGCCGTCTCGTCGTCGCCGGGCTCCCCGCGGCGACGAGGCCGTGGCGGTGATCGGCCTGGCGGGGCGCTTCCCCGGCGCCGCCGACGCCGATCAGCTGTGGAAGAATCTCCTCGCCGGCCAGGAGGCCGTCCGCGATATCTCCCCGCAGGAGCTCCAGGCCCTCGCCGAAGAAGCCGGCCTCGACCCCGACACCTTCGACGACCCCCACCTGGTCAAGCGCCGCGGGTGGCTCGACGACATCGACCGCTTCGACGCGCCCTTCTTCGGCATCAACCCCCGGGAAGCCGAGCTCATGGATCCCCAGCACCGGCTCTTCCTCGAGGTCGCCGCCCAGGCCCTCGACCGCGCCGGCCACCCCGACGAGACCGCCGGCCCCATCGGCGTCTTCGCCGGCACCAGCCTCGCCGGCTATCTACTCCACAACGTCTTCCCCCACCTGCGCCAGCGCGGCTTCGACACCCCCTGGCCCATGATCCTGGGCAACGACAAGGATCACCTCGCCACCCGCGTCTCCTACCTGCTGGGCCTCACCGGACCCTCCATGCTCGTCCAGACCGCCTGCTCCACCGGCCTCACCGCCGTCCACATGGCTCGCCGGGCGCTCCTGGCTGGCGAATGCGACCTGGCCCTCGCCGGCGCCAGCTCGGTGCGCGTGCCTCAGGCCATGCCCCACCCCTACCAGCAGGGTGGCATCAACTCCCCCGACGGCCGCTGCCGGCCCTACGACGCCGGCGCCCAGGGCACCATCGGCGGCAACGGCGTCGCCGCCGTCGTTCTGCGCCGGCTCGACGAAGCCCTGGAGGACGGCGACACCGTCCTGGCGGTGATCCGCGGCTCCGCCCTCAACAACGACGGCCACCGCAAGGTCGGCTACACCGCCCCCAGCGTCGAGGGCCAGGCCCTGGCCATCCGCGCCGCGCTGGAGGAAGCGGACATCGACCCCGCCACCGTCGGCTATGTCGAAGGCCACGGCACCGGCACCGCCCTCGGCGACCCCATCGAGATCACCGCCTTGAACCGCGCCTACGGCTCCCTCGGCTCGCAGCTCCCGCCCGGCAGCTGCGCCCTGGGCTCGGTGAAGAGCAATCTGGGGCACCTGGACACGGCGGCGGGGATCGCGGGCTTCGTCAAGGCGGTGCTGGCGGTGCGTCACGGGGTCATCCCGCCGACGGTGCACTTCGAAGAGCCGAGCCCGCAGATTCCGTGGGACCGAGGCCCGTTTTTCGTTCCCCGGGGTTTGGCCCAGTGGCCGAAGCCGGAGGGTCCGCGGCGGGCGGGGGTGAGCTCCTTCGGCCTCGGGGGCACCAATGTCCACGTGGTGTTGGAGCAGGCGCCGGAGCGGCCCGCTGCCGAAGAGACTTCGGAGGAGCCACGAGAGCACGCGCTGGTGCTGTCGGCGAAGACGGCGACGGCGCTGGAGCACACGGCGGAGGGGCTGGCGGCCTACCTGCAGGAGCATGAGGAGCTATCTCTGGCGGATGTGGAGCACACGCTGGCGGTGGGGCGGCGCAGCCACCGGCACCGGCGGGTGATCTTCGCCTCGACCCGGGAGCAGACCCTGGCCGCCCTGGAGGGCCGAGAGCCCGCCCGGGTCCGAGGCGCCGAGAGAACCGGCCGCGCCCGCTGGACCGCCTTCCTCTTCCCAGGCCAGGGCACCGCCTGGGCCGGCATGGGCCGCCGAGCTTTCGACTCCCAGCCGGTGTTCCGCCAGGCGCTGGAGCGCTGCGACGAGATCCTCCGCCAGCCCCTGGGAGAATCGCTCCTCGAGGCTCTCTACGGCGAGGGCGCCAGCGACGAGGCGCTGGCCCAGACGCGCCTCGCCCAGCCCGCGGTCTTCGCCCTCTCCTACGCCTGGGCCGAGCTGTGGGAGAGCTGGGGCGTGGCTCCGGATGTGATGCTCGGTCACAGCCTGGGGGAGTACGTCGCCGCCCAGCGCGCCGGCGTGCTGGCGCTGGAAGACGCCCTGCGGCTGGTGGCCCGGCGCGGCGAGCTGATGCAGCGCCTGCCCGCCGGCACCATGCTGGCCTTGAGCCTCTCGCCGCAGCGCTTCCGCGAATTGTTGGAGGAGATGGACGGGGAGTGGGTCTCGGCGGTGGACCTGGCGGCGGAGAACGGGCCGGAAGCCATCGTCGCCTCCGGCCCCGACGAGGTCATGGCGGCGCTGGCGGAAGCGCTGGAAGCCCGCGGCATCGAGAGCCGCCGGCTACGCACTTCCCACGCCTTCCACAGCTCGATGATGGATCCGGTCTTGGACGAGTTCCGCCGCGAGGTGGCGGCGGTGCCGCTGCGGCCGCCGCGGGCGGAGATCCTGTCCAACGCCAGCGGCGAGGAGCTGAGCGCCGAGGAAGCGACCTCCCCGGAGTATTGGGTTCGCCACCTGCGCAATACGGTGCGCTTCGGGCCAGCTCTGAAACGGCTGCTCGAACAGGACGACGCCGACCAAGGCAGTCCCTCTCAGAACTCCCCCGGACTGCTGTTGGAGGTCGGCCCCGGACGCGCCCTTTCGGCGCTGGCCCGCCGGATGGTGGCGAGGACCAGCACAGTGCAGGTCATCGCCTCTCTACCCCGGGAGCGCGACGGCGAAGAGCCCCGGGAGCCCCGCCGGGCCGCGGCGGAGGTCTGGCTCGCCGGCGGCGCTCTCGACTGGCGCCGTTTGCCCGCCGCCGGCCGCCGGGTTCCGCTGCCCCCGACCAGCTTTGACGATCATCGTTATTGGGTCCAGGGATCCGCTCCGGCGGAGACGGACCAGCAGATTTACCTGCACCTGCCCACCTGGCGCCAGGGCGATGCGCTGAACAAGGGGGAGGGCAACAAGGGGGAGGCTAACGAGGCGGAGGGCAGCACCGCCGAGAACCAAGTGCCCCGCCGTTGGCTGGTGCTGGCGCCGAACGGGGAGCTGGATCCGCGGCTCGCCCCGGCCCTGGAAGACCTGGTGGAGCCACCACGATGGTTGGTCGCCGGCCCCGAGGCCCCCTTGCCGGAGCTCATCGAGGGGGCTTTGGAGGATCCGGGAGACGGCGAAGGGCGCGGAGTGCTCTGGCTCACCGCCGGCTGGCAGGCCGGCGAAGCTGAATTCGAAACCCTGCCCGCGCTCCGCCTGACCCAAAGCCTGGCGCGACATGCCGAGAGCCTCGGCCCGGTGATCCTCTTGAGCCGTGGCCAGGAGGAGGTCTTCGGCGACGAGACTCCGATAACCCAAGCCTGGCTTGCACCGGCGCTGGCGACGCAGCTTCGCCGAGCCGGGCTGGCGGCCCGCTGCGTCGATCTGCCGCCGGCGCCGGGCAAGAATCTCGCCCGGCACCTGCAGGCAGCGCTGGCCACCGCCAGCGAGGCCGCAAACGATCCCCGCAACGCCCAGCGCGGCAGCTTCTGGTGGAGCGCCGGCAGCCGGCTGGAGAGCGCACCGGAAAACCTCACGGAAGAAAAGCCCGCACCGGACGCCGATGGCGAGGAGGGGATCGAGACCGTGCTCTGCACCGGCGCCGAGGATCCGGCCCTGCTGGCCCTGGTGTTGGCGCTGGCCCGCCGGCGACCGCTGCGCCTGGCGCTGCTCTCCCGCGGCACGGTCTCCAGTGGCACGGTCTCCAGTGGCACGGTCTCCAGCAACACGATCTCCCAGGGTATTGAGACGTCCGGCGGCGAAGCCGCGACCGAGACCACGGAGCTCCTCGAAGCCATCGAGGCCAGCGCCCGGCAGCTCTGGCAGGAGACTCTGCCGCCGGAGGGCGAGGCAGGAGCGGAGGCGGTGGCCACAGCGGCGCTGGAGCGAGCGGCGGCGACCCTGGGGCCCATCGATCTCTGGCTCCACCGCCGCCCCGGCGAGGAAGGGTCCACCGAGGAATTCTCGGAGACAAGCGATCTGGGTACGGTGGATGTCGACGCCGCGGCCCGGGGGCTGGAGCGGGGCCGTCGGCAGCTGGCGCAGCTGGATGAGCTGGTCCAACAGGTCGCGCCCCGCCGGGCGGTCTTGCTGCAGGATCTCGCCGAGGTCTACGGCAGCAGCCTGCCGGCGCTCCTGCGTGCCGAACAGGCCATGGCCTGGGGCGAGCACCAGGCCCGGGGAGGCTCCTCCTGGCGAGTTTTGACCCTGCCCCTGACGGCTGGCGGAGGCCGATTCGAGACCGGGGGGCCGGAGCGGTGGCTGGTGCTCTTCGATCACGCCCTGGCGCTGCCGGGGCTGACGCGGGCGACCCTCGCTCCGCGCGACCCTCGGGCCGCCCTGTCGCGACCCGAGCAGACCGCCCCGCCGGCGGCGAGTCCCAGCGCTCCACGGCCCGCCACCGGCGCGCCCTTCGAAGCCCCCGCCAGCGAGACCGAGAGGCGGCTGACGGAGATCTGGGAACAGCTCCTGGGCGTCGCCCCCATCGGCCGCCACGACGATTTCTTCGAGCTCGGCGGTCACTCGCTGCTGGCCACCCAGGTGCTGGCGCGGGTGCGCGCCGTCCTCGGCCGGGACCTGCCGGTGCGCAGACTCTTCGAGGCGCCGACGGTGGCAGGGCTGGCGGCGGCGCTGGAGAAGCCCGAGGACGCGCCGGCAGAAGCGGCCGGCGACGAGACGGCTCCGCCCCTCGAGCCGGTGGAGCGGGACGGCGCGCTGCCCCTCTCCTTCGCTCAGCAGCGCCTGTGGTTCCTCGACCAGCTGGAGCCCGGCACGCCGGTCTACAACCTGCCCTTCGGGCTGCGCCTCGAAGGCTCGCTCCAGCCCGAGGCCCTCGCCGGCGCCTTTTCCCAGCTGCTCCGGCGCCACGAGGTGCTGCGCACGCGCTTCGAGAGCGACCGCGGCGAGGCCCGCCAGGTGGTCGAGGACGAAGCGTCCATCGCCCTCCCCACCGTCGACCTCGGCGGGCTGCCGGCAGGCCCCCGGGAGCGCGAAGCCCGACGACTAGCGGAGGTGGAGGCGCGGCGGCCCTTCGACCTGTCGCGGGGGCCCCTGCTGCGAGTCCTGCTCTTGCGCTGTGATCCCGGGTTGGCCCCGCAGGATCACCGCCTGGTGGTCACCGTGCACCACATCGCCGCCGACGGCTGGTCCCTGGGGGTGATGGTGCGGGAGGTCGGCGCCCTCTACCAGGGGCGGTGCCGGGACACCGACGCCGACGACGCCGAGCTTTCCGGATTGCCAGGGCTACCGGAGCTGCCGGAATTGCCGATTCAATACGCGGACTTCGCCGCCTGGCAGCGGCGGTGGCTGGCCGGCGAGGTTCTCGAAGACCAGCTCGGCTACTGGCGCCGACGCCTCGGCGACCGCACCCCGAACCTGGAGTTGCCCACGGACCGGCCGCGGCCGGCGGTGCTCAGCCCCGACGGTGGTGAGGTGCGCCTCGAGCTCCCGGCGCAGCTCTCCGCCGAGCTCCAACGCCTCGCCCGTCGCTCCGGCGCCACCCTCTTCATGGTCTTGCTGGCGGGCTTCGAGGCACTGCTCCATCGATTGACGGGGCAGACGGATCTGGTGGTGGGCTCACCGGTGGCGGGCCGCACCCGGGTCGAGACCGAGGGGCTCATCGGCTTCTTCGTCAACACCCTGGTGCTGCGGGTCGACGCCGGCTTCGAGCGGAGTCTTGGCGATCTGGGCTTCGGCGCGCTGCTGGAGCGTGTGCGGGAGACGTCCCTGGAAGCCCAGGGGCATCAGGAGCTGCCCTTCGAGCTGCTGGTGCAGGAGCTCCAGCCGGACCGCGACCTCTCCCGCAGCCCCCTCTTCCAGGTCTTATTCATCCTCCAGAACACGCCCCTGGAGCCGCTGCACCTGCCGGACCTAGCGCTTCTGCCCTGGGATCTCAGCACCGACGCCGCACCCTTCGACCTGACCCTTTCCCTGAGTCAGCGGGGAGAAGCGGTGGCGGGGGAGCTCTCCTATCGGCGGGATCTCTTCGACGCCACCACCGTCGAGCGCTGGGCCGGCGCCCTGCACCGCCTGCTAGCCGCCGCGGTGGAGAATCCAGCGACGCCTATCTCCCGCCTGCCCCTGCTGACGCCGGCCCAGGAGCACCAGCTGAGCCACGAGCTCGCCCCCGGGCCCGCGCCGACCGAGCCCAAGGCTACCGGCGACGAGACGCTGGCGACGCGCCTCCGGGCGGTGGCCGACGAGCATCCCGATTCGGTGGCCATCGTTGACGCCGACGGCGAGACCACCTACGGCGAGCTGCGGGACCGCAGTCTGCGCCTCGCCGCCCGCCTGCGGGCTGCAGGGATCGGACCGGAATCGCCGGTGGCGGTGGCGCTGGAGCGCCGCAGCCGTCTGGTGGCGGCGCTGTGGGCGGTGGCCGCCGCCGGGGGAGCCTTCGTGCCCCTGGATCCCCGTCACCCGGTGCGCCGGCGCGCCCAGGTGTTGGAAGACTCCGGAGCGCGGCTGCTGCTCGCCGACCGGGCGAGCGCCGAAGCCCTCGACGCCCAGGGCCCCGAGGGGCAGACGCCGAGCCGACCCTCGACCCAGCGCCTGGTGCTGGAGGACGTGTCGACTGCGGATTCCTCGGAAGCAGCCCTTTCGGAGGAGGAAACTCCCGCCCGCGGCGACAGCCTCGCCTACGTGCTCTACACCTCCGGCTCCACCGGTCGACCCAAGGGAGTGGAGGTCCGCCACCGCTCGCTCCTGGCCTTCCTCGACGCCATGGCCGAGCGCCCGGGCCTCGACGCCGGCGACACCCTGGCGGCCATCACCACCCTGACCTTCGATATCTCGCTGCTGGAGCTCTTCCTGCCGCTGACCCGCGGCGCCCGGCTGGCACTGGTGGACGCCGAGACCGCCGCCGACCCCTACGCCCTGGGACGGCGGCTGCAGGACGTGGGGGCGACGGTGATGCAGGCCACCCCCGCCGGCTGGCATCAGCTGCTGGAATCCGGCTGGGGCAACCCCGCTGGCTTGCCCACTGGCCTGCGAGTGCTGTGCGGCGGCGAGGCGCTGCCCCGGCCCCTGGCCCGCCGCCTCGCCGCGGTGGCGCCGGAGGTGTGGAACCTCTACGGCCCCACCGAGGCGACAGTGTGGATCGCCACCGCGCGCATCCCCGCTCTTTCCGAGCCGCCGGCGGAGGACTCGGAAGGCTCCCGGGGCGAAGAGTGGCCCATTCATTTGGGACAGCCCCTGCCGGGAGCGCGGCTGGAGGTTCTCGACCGCCATCATCAGCCGGTACCTCTGGGAGTCACCGGCGAGCTCTACCTCGCCGGCCCCGGCCTGGCCCGCGGCTATCGCGGTCTGCCGGCGCGCACCGCCGCCGCCTTCGTGCCCGACCCCCGCGCCGGGAAAGCCGGCGGACGCCTCTACCGCACCGGCGACCTGGTACGCCGAGATGGCCGGGGGCGGTTGATCTTCCTCGGCCGCGCCGACCATCAGGTCAAGGTGCGCGGCTACCGCATCGAAGTGGGCGAGGTGGAGGCGGCGTTGCTGCGCCACCCCGGGATCCGCCAGGCGGTGGTGACGGCACCGCCGGCTCAGGACGGCGACGCCCAGCTGGTGGCCTATCTGGTCACCGGAGGCGAGGGGGTAGATTCCGAACCGGCCGGCCCCGAATCGGATCACACCGAGCTGGAAGTCTCCGAGCTGCGGGCCTTTCTGGCGCAGCATCTGCCGGCCTACATGGTGCCCAGCACCTTCGTCTCCCTCGACGCCCTGCCCACCACCAGCAGCGGCAAGGTGGACCGCAAGGCCCTGCCCGAGCCGGAGCGCGCCCGCTCCCGCCGCGCGCCCTTCGTGGCGCCGCGGGATCCGGTGGAGGAAGCGGTGGCGGAAATCTGGCGCGAGGTCCTACGGCTGCCGGAGGTGGGGGTCCACGACAACTTCTTCGAGCTGGGAGGACACTCCCTGCTCGCCACCCAGGTCACCTCACGCATCTTCGAATCCTTCGGCACCGAGCTGCCCCTGCGCCGACTCTTCGCCGAGCCCACCGTCGCCGGTCTCTCCACGGCGGTGCGGGAAGCGCAGACGGAGAGTCTCGACGCCAGCGACGAGGAGCTCCTCCGGCGGATCGAGGAGATGAGCGAGGAGAACCTGGACGAAGCCCTGAGCCAGATGTTGGCGGGCAAGGCGGAGGAATCCTGA